One genomic region from Leptolyngbyaceae cyanobacterium JSC-12 encodes:
- a CDS encoding PAS domain S-box (IMG reference gene:2510098266~PFAM: HAMP domain; Cache domain; Response regulator receiver domain; Histidine kinase-, DNA gyrase B-, and HSP90-like ATPase; His Kinase A (phosphoacceptor) domain; PAS fold~TIGRFAM: PAS domain S-box), which yields MTLRPFSHWLRRHSNIPLYLVLTVPFVLQTVGATALVGYLSYRTGQQSVENLAQRLMDEVGDRTTLYLENILKVPHLVNQLNADLIRLGQLPGFETQETAPLERYFWAQLLRFPSVSTIAIANERGGMIGSGRSTTTNEIGVYRTQQFTRGTYSVSAVNAQGQVIRTEVYAQNYDARTRPWYQTPQQAGKAVWSPIYQFISREPVLGISAGLPIYGPAGKLQGVLATDITLEQLNQFLSSLEVSPSGQVWIIERSGLFIATSTQSPLFTKTSDTVTRLKAENSQDSSIREVMAQLTQRFGTLTQLQTSQHFNIQQTGLTKFVRVVPFQDQYGLDWLIILVVPEADFTAEIQANNTRTLWLCGLTLLAATALGAFTAHWITQPILKLKQASQALAQGEWQQPLPETIAIAELKTLTACFNQTAEQLHRSFEHIQTALAESTEKFTTIFRTSPDPIALVDWAEGCFLEFNHRLCEFYGYSREELLGQCVVDLGFWVNLEECQRFRARLSQHRSIYNEEVTTRLRSGETRVVLLSGELCNLNGQDVVICILKDISDRRAAEIALEQNEARLKEAQRVAQMGSWELDVPTQKFFWSEELFRIAGLDPTQPEPDQEELLNMIPLEDRATLTEAVRCAIAEGTPYEVEHRIRRPDGTVRYLISKGRAMLNQQQQVFKLYGTTVDITDRKIAELSLKQTLQELTYHIEHSPLATIRWDRDFRIEHWSKQAETMFGWTAAEVLGKTMHDWQLIVEADVEHVNQVANQMLQGVGGICQNRNYHKNGSILYCEWYNSALFDDNGNLVSMLSLVQDVSDRKQAELALQQAKEEAEAANRAKSAFLANMSHELRTPLNVILGYAQLLSFDKNLLPEYQEYLQSIRRSGSHLLTLINDVLDLSKIEAGHLTLDASTFNLPELMQSLWEMFRLRTNAKGLEFTLELAEVPTFITTDLNKLRQVVINLLSNAVKFTESGTITLRVNLAEHISDQRTASKPSLVLWVEVEDTGVGIATEELDTIFEAFSQASAGKRSVEGTGLGLTISQKFVQLMGGSLQATSVVGRGSRFSFWIPVQRVDAAEVQPIVPNCPVLGLLPNQPKYQLLVVDDQVANRQLLTLLLRKVGFEVQEAASGVEAVQLWQTWQPDLIWMDLRMIGMNGYEAMRQIRAMEAGQGGKGVPVPIIAVTAQAYQEDRDRALAAGFTDFVTKPFETSVIFQLLTSYLGVQFQYGEPISSDASTLSSSINARQMLQPEALQVMPAEWITALHKAALNCSSQEVEELVTQIPSQYAVLANHLRQLIHNYEFEVILRLSKPQ from the coding sequence ATGACACTACGCCCCTTCTCTCACTGGCTACGTCGCCACTCCAACATTCCTCTGTATTTGGTACTAACCGTGCCATTTGTTTTGCAAACCGTAGGGGCAACGGCGCTAGTCGGCTACTTATCGTATCGCACTGGGCAGCAATCGGTTGAAAATTTAGCGCAGCGATTGATGGATGAAGTGGGCGATCGCACTACCCTCTACCTGGAAAATATCCTGAAAGTACCGCATTTAGTGAATCAGCTTAATGCTGATCTGATTCGTCTCGGACAGTTGCCAGGATTCGAAACTCAGGAAACTGCCCCACTAGAACGATACTTCTGGGCACAATTACTGCGCTTTCCTTCAGTGAGCACAATTGCGATCGCCAACGAACGAGGCGGTATGATTGGCTCTGGGCGCTCCACCACGACCAACGAAATAGGTGTCTACCGAACTCAACAATTTACCAGAGGCACCTATTCGGTATCTGCAGTCAATGCTCAAGGACAGGTCATTCGAACAGAAGTGTACGCTCAAAATTACGATGCCAGAACCAGACCCTGGTATCAAACTCCGCAACAAGCGGGAAAAGCTGTCTGGAGTCCAATCTATCAATTCATCAGCCGTGAACCTGTATTAGGAATTTCTGCCGGACTACCGATTTACGGTCCCGCTGGAAAATTGCAGGGCGTGCTAGCCACTGATATTACCCTGGAACAACTCAATCAATTCCTCTCATCATTAGAGGTCAGCCCATCTGGACAGGTGTGGATAATTGAGCGATCGGGTTTGTTCATTGCCACCTCCACTCAATCCCCTCTGTTTACCAAAACATCTGATACCGTGACGCGGCTTAAAGCCGAAAACAGCCAAGATTCCTCTATACGAGAGGTGATGGCACAGTTGACCCAACGTTTTGGCACATTGACCCAACTGCAAACAAGCCAACACTTTAATATTCAACAAACAGGTCTAACAAAATTTGTGCGAGTGGTGCCATTTCAAGATCAATACGGATTAGACTGGCTGATTATTTTGGTGGTACCAGAGGCTGATTTTACAGCAGAGATTCAGGCGAACAATACAAGAACGTTGTGGTTATGTGGGCTGACGCTGCTAGCAGCAACCGCACTTGGAGCCTTCACAGCCCATTGGATTACTCAACCTATCTTGAAGTTGAAACAGGCAAGTCAGGCGTTGGCACAGGGAGAATGGCAGCAACCTCTACCAGAGACGATCGCGATCGCCGAACTCAAAACCTTAACTGCTTGCTTTAATCAAACTGCCGAACAACTGCATCGTTCATTTGAGCACATCCAAACAGCGTTAGCAGAATCAACCGAAAAATTCACAACCATTTTTCGTACCAGTCCCGATCCGATTGCGCTTGTCGATTGGGCAGAAGGATGCTTCCTGGAATTTAATCACCGTTTATGCGAATTTTACGGCTATTCCCGTGAAGAATTGCTAGGTCAGTGTGTTGTGGACTTAGGATTCTGGGTCAATCTAGAGGAATGCCAACGGTTTAGAGCGCGTCTAAGCCAGCACCGAAGCATCTATAACGAAGAGGTTACGACTCGCCTTCGTTCTGGTGAAACCAGAGTTGTTTTGCTATCCGGTGAACTTTGCAATTTGAATGGGCAAGATGTGGTGATTTGCATCCTTAAAGATATCAGCGATCGCAGAGCTGCTGAAATTGCCCTGGAACAAAACGAAGCCCGCTTGAAAGAAGCACAGCGAGTGGCTCAAATGGGGAGTTGGGAACTGGATGTTCCAACGCAAAAATTTTTCTGGTCGGAAGAGTTATTCCGCATTGCCGGACTAGATCCGACTCAGCCAGAACCCGATCAAGAAGAATTACTGAACATGATTCCACTAGAAGATCGCGCTACCCTAACTGAGGCTGTGAGGTGTGCGATCGCTGAAGGTACCCCTTACGAAGTAGAACATCGCATTCGTCGCCCCGATGGCACTGTTCGCTATCTCATCAGCAAAGGGCGGGCCATGCTCAATCAGCAGCAACAGGTATTCAAACTCTACGGAACGACGGTCGATATTACTGATCGTAAAATAGCAGAACTTTCGCTCAAACAAACCCTGCAGGAATTGACCTACCACATCGAACATTCTCCCTTAGCAACTATCCGCTGGGATCGGGACTTTCGGATTGAACACTGGTCTAAACAGGCTGAAACCATGTTTGGTTGGACTGCTGCCGAAGTTCTTGGCAAAACCATGCATGATTGGCAATTGATTGTTGAGGCAGATGTAGAGCATGTCAATCAGGTGGCAAACCAAATGCTTCAGGGAGTTGGTGGCATTTGTCAGAACCGGAATTATCACAAAAATGGCTCTATCCTCTATTGCGAGTGGTATAATTCCGCTCTATTTGATGACAACGGCAATCTTGTCTCGATGCTATCTCTGGTTCAAGATGTGAGCGATCGCAAACAAGCAGAGTTAGCATTGCAGCAAGCCAAAGAAGAAGCAGAAGCTGCTAATCGTGCCAAGAGTGCATTCCTGGCGAATATGAGTCATGAATTGCGTACTCCGCTTAATGTGATCTTGGGATATGCTCAGCTCCTAAGCTTCGACAAAAACCTCCTCCCAGAATACCAAGAATACCTGCAATCAATTCGTCGCAGTGGCAGTCATCTACTGACTTTAATTAATGATGTGCTGGATTTGTCCAAAATTGAAGCTGGACACTTGACTTTAGATGCAAGCACCTTCAACCTGCCAGAACTGATGCAATCGCTATGGGAAATGTTTCGGCTGCGGACAAATGCCAAAGGCTTGGAATTCACACTCGAACTGGCAGAAGTCCCAACGTTTATCACCACTGACCTTAACAAACTGCGCCAGGTCGTTATCAATCTTCTCAGTAATGCTGTGAAATTTACTGAATCCGGGACGATTACGTTACGAGTCAACCTGGCGGAACACATCAGTGATCAAAGAACTGCTTCCAAACCATCGCTTGTCCTTTGGGTCGAGGTGGAAGATACAGGCGTAGGGATTGCAACAGAGGAGCTTGATACCATATTTGAGGCATTTTCTCAGGCAAGTGCAGGCAAACGCTCTGTTGAAGGTACTGGTCTGGGCTTAACCATTAGCCAGAAGTTTGTGCAGTTGATGGGCGGCAGCTTGCAGGCTACCAGTGTTGTGGGGCGAGGTAGTCGATTTAGTTTTTGGATTCCCGTACAGCGTGTTGATGCAGCCGAGGTGCAGCCAATTGTTCCTAATTGCCCGGTATTGGGGTTGTTGCCCAATCAGCCCAAGTATCAGCTATTAGTAGTGGATGATCAGGTTGCCAATCGTCAGTTGCTAACACTTCTGTTACGCAAAGTAGGATTTGAGGTGCAGGAAGCTGCCAGTGGAGTGGAAGCAGTTCAACTATGGCAAACCTGGCAGCCTGATTTAATCTGGATGGATCTTCGCATGATCGGGATGAATGGGTATGAAGCTATGCGACAGATCCGGGCGATGGAGGCAGGTCAGGGAGGTAAGGGTGTGCCAGTGCCAATTATCGCGGTTACAGCTCAAGCCTATCAAGAAGACCGCGATCGCGCCCTTGCAGCAGGTTTCACAGATTTTGTCACCAAGCCTTTTGAAACGTCAGTGATTTTCCAATTGTTAACCAGCTACTTAGGTGTGCAATTTCAATACGGTGAACCAATAAGTTCAGATGCAAGCACCCTTTCCAGTTCTATAAATGCCCGGCAAATGCTCCAGCCAGAAGCTTTGCAAGTTATGCCAGCCGAATGGATTACGGCGCTTCATAAAGCTGCATTGAACTGCTCTTCCCAGGAAGTTGAAGAATTAGTTACGCAAATTCCATCCCAGTATGCTGTGCTGGCAAACCATTTAAGACAGCTCATCCATAACTATGAATTTGAAGTTATTCTGCGCCTCAGTAAGCCTCAGTAG
- a CDS encoding response regulator containing a CheY-like receiver domain and a GGDEF domain (IMG reference gene:2510098267~PFAM: GAF domain; Histidine kinase-, DNA gyrase B-, and HSP90-like ATPase; Response regulator receiver domain; His Kinase A (phosphoacceptor) domain): MKWLSEKFQVACLLSQKLILFISELENAMSNSPASILVIDDQPDHLRTLSAILQNRGYQVRQATNGPMALRTIASQPPDLILLDIRMPQMDGYAVCAALKQSPQTQEIPVIFLSALGDAADKARAFDMGGVDYITKPFQAGEVLARISNQLNIQQQQRQLSDVLQQMQRLNSSLEERIQAQTLELQQALEYERTLKQISDRVRDSLDQTYILRTTVEELTRVLQAQCCDTVLFNPDQTTEIFCYQAGNGKSSEPYDSVPSLLQRPGVSEQLEQGTTLAFCCLTEDAANRYSAILGCPIRDDRTWLGTLWLFKPLAATFSNQEIRLVEQVANQCAIALRQARLYQEAQAQIVELHRLNQLKDDFLSTISHELRTPVANMRMVLQLLAIATNQGQTFLAQMTEMEAENNRIVQYFRILQEECEREINLIQDLLDIQHLEAGTRPLDLTTLDLNNWLSHVLESYELQTQNHQQQLVTQFAPMLPRLTTDLTCLNRIVVELLNNACKYTPAHETITVSTEATADHIFLRVSNSGVEISPDEQTRMFDKFYRIPNNDPWKHSGTGLGLALVWQLVNHIGGSIQVTSGDRVTCFTLQLPHTLSPMP, translated from the coding sequence ATGAAATGGTTAAGCGAAAAGTTTCAAGTTGCTTGCTTGTTGTCACAAAAGCTTATACTTTTTATTTCTGAATTAGAGAATGCAATGAGTAATAGCCCCGCTAGTATTCTGGTCATTGACGATCAGCCCGATCATCTCCGGACGCTTTCGGCAATTCTGCAAAACAGGGGGTATCAGGTCAGGCAAGCCACCAATGGTCCTATGGCTTTGAGAACAATCGCATCCCAACCGCCCGATCTAATCTTACTGGATATTCGCATGCCTCAGATGGATGGATATGCTGTATGCGCCGCTCTTAAACAATCGCCTCAAACACAAGAAATTCCAGTCATTTTCCTGAGTGCATTAGGAGATGCAGCAGATAAGGCAAGAGCTTTTGACATGGGTGGAGTTGACTACATTACGAAGCCATTTCAAGCTGGGGAAGTATTGGCTCGAATTAGCAATCAACTGAATATTCAACAACAGCAACGGCAATTGTCGGATGTCTTACAGCAGATGCAACGCTTGAACTCCAGCTTGGAAGAACGAATCCAGGCACAGACTTTGGAACTGCAACAAGCCCTAGAGTATGAAAGAACCCTCAAGCAGATTAGCGATCGCGTGCGAGATTCGCTTGATCAAACCTACATTCTACGAACCACAGTTGAAGAATTGACGCGTGTGCTTCAGGCGCAATGCTGCGATACAGTTTTGTTCAACCCTGATCAAACAACTGAAATCTTTTGTTATCAAGCAGGAAATGGTAAATCATCAGAACCCTACGATTCCGTTCCATCTCTGTTGCAGCGCCCAGGAGTGAGCGAGCAACTCGAACAGGGGACAACCCTCGCCTTCTGCTGCTTGACTGAGGATGCAGCAAACCGTTACTCAGCGATTCTGGGTTGTCCAATTCGAGATGACCGCACCTGGTTAGGAACCTTATGGTTATTCAAACCATTGGCTGCGACCTTCAGTAACCAAGAAATTCGCTTAGTGGAACAGGTGGCAAATCAATGTGCGATCGCATTGCGCCAGGCACGACTCTACCAGGAAGCCCAGGCACAAATTGTGGAGTTGCATCGCCTCAACCAGCTTAAAGACGATTTCCTTAGCACCATTTCCCATGAACTGCGTACACCTGTAGCAAATATGCGGATGGTATTGCAATTGCTGGCGATCGCCACCAATCAAGGACAAACTTTCCTGGCACAAATGACCGAAATGGAAGCAGAAAACAACCGAATTGTGCAGTATTTCAGGATTTTGCAAGAAGAGTGTGAACGGGAAATTAATTTGATTCAAGATTTGTTAGATATTCAACATCTTGAAGCAGGTACTCGCCCCCTAGATCTGACAACCCTAGACTTGAACAATTGGCTATCACATGTGTTGGAGTCCTATGAACTCCAGACTCAAAATCATCAGCAACAACTCGTTACGCAATTTGCCCCCATGCTGCCACGGCTGACAACCGATCTTACCTGTTTGAACCGAATTGTTGTGGAATTGCTAAACAATGCCTGCAAGTACACACCTGCCCATGAGACGATTACAGTATCAACTGAGGCTACAGCCGATCACATATTTCTGCGTGTCTCCAACTCTGGCGTCGAAATTTCACCCGACGAACAAACACGTATGTTTGATAAGTTTTATCGCATTCCCAATAATGATCCCTGGAAACATAGCGGAACTGGTTTAGGATTGGCGCTCGTCTGGCAATTAGTCAACCACATTGGAGGTTCGATTCAGGTCACCAGTGGCGATCGCGTCACCTGTTTCACCCTCCAACTTCCCCATACCCTTTCTCCCATGCCCTAG